The genomic segment GACGCACTTATCGCCGATTTGGCGGTAGAGATATTCGTAGACCACTTTGGCGCGCTGTTCGCTGGCGATATTGGAGAGCAGGTCCGCGCAGAGATCTCCCGTAACGGTAACGTAGTCGGAAGTCCAGGAATAGCCGGAGGAATTGATGAGCCCGGGGTTCAGCCCTAGGATGACATGCGTCTGGATTTCGCCAACCTGCGTCTGCTGATAATCCACGTCGTGGCCGTTGAGCAGGTTAATCGTCTGGGCGACCATTTCCATATGGCTCAGCTCTTCTGCGGCGATATCCATAAACAGATCCTTGATGGCGGGATCTTTGATGCGGAAGCTCTGGGACATATACTGCATGGCCGCTTTCAGCTCGCCGTTTCCGCCGCCCAGCTGCTCTTGCAGCAAAACGGCATACTGCGGATTGGGGCGCTCAACTTTGACATCCTGCAATAATTTTTTGTTGTGTTCAAACATGGTTTTCTCCTTTAGAAATACATTTTCCCTTATTATCTGTGAATTGGCCACTGTTATGCGCGAAAAGACGCGAAGGAGCGGTTGTAGGCGGGTGGAAAAAGGTGTAAACTAAAACAGACCGGATAAAAAGAAATGGAGAATTTTTTATGCAGCTGTTTTTGGAAAAACACAAGCGCGCTGTGATGCAGATGATCACTGTGCTTTTTTGGTTTGCGCTTTATGTCTATGTCCCTTATCAGACGCCGTACCTCACTTTGCTGGGCGTGGCGTCTTCTTTTATCGGGATCATTTTAGGCGCCTATGGGTTTTCCCAGATGATCATCCGCATCCCGCTGGGAATTGGGGCAGACCGAAAAGGGCGGCATAAACCTTTTATCATCCTGGGCAACATCTGCGCGGCGGCGGCCTCTGTTCTGCGCTTCTGCTGGCCCGGCGCAGTCTCCTTTCTGCTGGCAAACCTCATTTCTGGCATGGCGGCCTCGACCTGGATTTCAAGCACTGTGCTTTACCCGACGTATTACCCCAAAGATCAACTGAAAAAGGCCATGGGAACACTGCTGGCCATGAACAATTTCGGCACGCTGCTGGGCTTTCTTGCAGGCATGATCGCGACCCAGTTTTTTAAAACAGAGGTTCTCTTTTTGATGAGCGCCGGGGCGGGAATTTTGAGCGCCGCACTGAGCCTCTTCTTATGGGAAGAGCCGCAGGCGCAGGCAAAGGCTTTGCCGCCGCTGCGCGATCACTTCCGCATTTTTAAGCGCAGGCGGCTTCTGCTGTTTTCCGTGGGCATGGCGCTTTTGCAGGCCGTCAATATGAGCACGGCCATGTCGTTCACCAGCGAATACGGCAGGCAGATTGGGGCGGATAATTTGCAGATTGGCCTGCTTTCAGCGCTCTATATGGGCGCTTCAGCCCTGAGCTCCCTTTATACGGGGACGCGCCATGCCGCGCGCCTGGGAGAGAAAAAACTCGTTCCGGCCTTCTTCCTGGTCTACGCGCTTTGCTGCGCAGGCATTCCGCTGATCCGGCAGATTTGGCTGCTCTGCCTGGCGCAGGTTTTGGGCGGCTTCTCCTTTGCCAGCCTGCTTTCGCTTTTTATGTCTGGGGCGGTGGAAGGGGTGCCCCAGGAAAAGCGCTCGACTGCCATGGGCTTTTTCCAGGCGGTATATGGCATCGGCATGACGTTCGGGCCGACGCTTATGGGCGTGATGGTGCAGGGCGCGGGCATGCAGGCGGCCTATTGGGCGATGAGCGCGCTCTGCGCCGCAGACGGCATCGCAGTTTGCTGGCTGCTTTCCAAAAAGAGCTTTTCCAGCGGGCAATAGCGCCGGAGCAACGTATATAATTTGTATCAAGTTGTAAAAGATATAGGAGAGGATGGCAAAATCTGCTATGATGAAGCTATCCTAATTGGAACTTTTTTGAAAATTGCGCGTCTAAGAGGATAGTATTTGAAAGGGTAATGGAGAAAAACCATGAGTAAGAAGAAAAAGATCATTCTAATTGCATCTATTTCAGCGGCTGTTTTGCTGATCGCAGGCGGGCTGTACTGGCTGCTTAGCGGAACGGGCGCTTCGGGGCAGAAGGTTTATGTGCAGCCGGTTTCCGAAATCCTGGGATTAGGGGCGGCGGGCGTGCAGAACCGGTATGCCGGCGTGATCGAATCGCAGAAGACGCTGAAAATCGAGCTGGATCCTTCTAAAACGCTTTCGGAGGTTTTCGTCAAAGAGGGCGATGAAGTGAAGGCGGGGGATCCGCTTTTCTCTTACGATGTCGATGAACTGAAGCTGAACCTGGAGCAGCTCAATTTGGAGCTGGAGAGCACAAAGAGCAGCATCACGACCATGCAGGAGCAGATTGCCGCGCTGAAAAGAGAGAAAGCCAGCGCGCCCAAAAGCGAGCAGCTGCAGTATACCATCCAGATCCAGACGCTGGAAGTGAACATCATGCAGGCAGAATACACCATCAAGACAAAAACTGCCGAAGTCGAGAAGGCGAAAAGCGCCATCGAGCATGCCGTCGTCACGGCGGAGATGGATGGGGTTGTGCGCGAGCTCAACCAGAGCGGGGGAGAGCAGCAGCCAGGCTACGGCGACGGTTCGCAGTCCTCTTTTATGACGATTACAGCCACAGGCTCCTTCCGTGTCAAGGGGCTGGTGGGCGAGCAGTTTGTCTACACGCTCTACGAGGGCATGCCGGTGATCATCCGATCCCGGACGGATGAAAATGCCATTTGGAAGGGAACTATCCAGCTCATCGATGTTTCGAACCCGGTCAAGGGCAACAATAACGGCATGATGCATTATGACGGCATGGCGGCGCAGGATGACACCACCAGCACGTCCAAATATCCCTTCTATGTGGAGCTGGAGTCTTCTGAGAATTTGCTCATGGGGCAGCACGTCTATATCGAGCCGGATATGGGGCAGGGCGCGCAGAAGGAGGGCACCTGGCTGCCCAGCGCCTATCTGATTTTGGAGGATGAGAAGGCCTTTGTCTATGCGGCGAATACATGGGGCAAGATTGAGAAGCGCAGTGTCGAGCTGGGCGAATACGACGAGACGACCGACAGCTATGAGATTTTGAAGGGCCTTGAGCTGAAAGACCGCATCGCGTTCCCGGAAGACTTCATCAAAGCGGGGATGGGCGTAACGGATTCGCCCACCTATGGCGGCGGCGATGACGATCTGCCGGAAGGCGGCTTGCCCGGCGAAGACGACATGCTGCCCGGCGGCGGAGATGAGGGCATTATGCCATACTCGGATGCTGCTGCCCTGGAGGAATAGGCGTATGGTAGTCAGATTAGAGCATATCTTTAAAGACTATATGCAGGGCAAGCTGACTGTGCCCGTGCTCAAAGATATTTCGCTGGATATTGAGGAGGGCGAATACCTGGCCATTATGGGCCCTTCCGGCTCTGGCAAGACGACGCTGATGAACATCCTCGGATGCCTGGATATTGCGACCAAGGGCAGCTACTTTCTGGAGGAGAAAGATGTCTCCGGCCTTTCGGATCGGGAGATGGCAGAGCTGCGCAACCGCTATATCGGCTTTGTCTTTCAGACCTTCCACTTGCTGCCGCGCCAAAGCGCGATAGAGAACGTGGAGCTGCCGCTTCTATACGGCGGATATTCCAAAAAGGACCGCAGAGCAATGGCAGAAGCGGCGCTGGAGAAGGTCGGCCTGGCAGACCGCATGGAGTTTAAGCCGGGGCAGCTTTCAGGCGGCCAGTGCCAGAGAGTTGCCATTGCGCGCGCCATCGCAGGAAAGCCGAAGCTTCTGCTGGCAGATGAGCCCACCGGCGCGCTGGATTCCAAATCCGGCGAGCAGGTGATGGAGATTTTCTCCCGGCTGCATCAGGAAGGCGCGACGATTGCCATGATCACG from the Christensenellaceae bacterium 44-20 genome contains:
- a CDS encoding manganese catalase family protein; the encoded protein is MFEHNKKLLQDVKVERPNPQYAVLLQEQLGGGNGELKAAMQYMSQSFRIKDPAIKDLFMDIAAEELSHMEMVAQTINLLNGHDVDYQQTQVGEIQTHVILGLNPGLINSSGYSWTSDYVTVTGDLCADLLSNIASEQRAKVVYEYLYRQIGDKCVRETIDFLLNREEAHNAMFREAFNRVQDTGSNRDFGVTEDSRLYFDLSSPSPKNNFENTQVEKPSFQPPQKEKPNFGKKSTFVPPKKD
- a CDS encoding MFS transporter, yielding MQLFLEKHKRAVMQMITVLFWFALYVYVPYQTPYLTLLGVASSFIGIILGAYGFSQMIIRIPLGIGADRKGRHKPFIILGNICAAAASVLRFCWPGAVSFLLANLISGMAASTWISSTVLYPTYYPKDQLKKAMGTLLAMNNFGTLLGFLAGMIATQFFKTEVLFLMSAGAGILSAALSLFLWEEPQAQAKALPPLRDHFRIFKRRRLLLFSVGMALLQAVNMSTAMSFTSEYGRQIGADNLQIGLLSALYMGASALSSLYTGTRHAARLGEKKLVPAFFLVYALCCAGIPLIRQIWLLCLAQVLGGFSFASLLSLFMSGAVEGVPQEKRSTAMGFFQAVYGIGMTFGPTLMGVMVQGAGMQAAYWAMSALCAADGIAVCWLLSKKSFSSGQ
- a CDS encoding efflux RND transporter periplasmic adaptor subunit translates to MSKKKKIILIASISAAVLLIAGGLYWLLSGTGASGQKVYVQPVSEILGLGAAGVQNRYAGVIESQKTLKIELDPSKTLSEVFVKEGDEVKAGDPLFSYDVDELKLNLEQLNLELESTKSSITTMQEQIAALKREKASAPKSEQLQYTIQIQTLEVNIMQAEYTIKTKTAEVEKAKSAIEHAVVTAEMDGVVRELNQSGGEQQPGYGDGSQSSFMTITATGSFRVKGLVGEQFVYTLYEGMPVIIRSRTDENAIWKGTIQLIDVSNPVKGNNNGMMHYDGMAAQDDTTSTSKYPFYVELESSENLLMGQHVYIEPDMGQGAQKEGTWLPSAYLILEDEKAFVYAANTWGKIEKRSVELGEYDETTDSYEILKGLELKDRIAFPEDFIKAGMGVTDSPTYGGGDDDLPEGGLPGEDDMLPGGGDEGIMPYSDAAALEE
- a CDS encoding ABC transporter ATP-binding protein, whose translation is MVVRLEHIFKDYMQGKLTVPVLKDISLDIEEGEYLAIMGPSGSGKTTLMNILGCLDIATKGSYFLEEKDVSGLSDREMAELRNRYIGFVFQTFHLLPRQSAIENVELPLLYGGYSKKDRRAMAEAALEKVGLADRMEFKPGQLSGGQCQRVAIARAIAGKPKLLLADEPTGALDSKSGEQVMEIFSRLHQEGATIAMITHERSIAECAQKILYIRDGELHREEAGR